One genomic window of Saccopteryx bilineata isolate mSacBil1 chromosome 4, mSacBil1_pri_phased_curated, whole genome shotgun sequence includes the following:
- the ZBTB1 gene encoding zinc finger and BTB domain-containing protein 1 isoform X2 has translation MAKPSHSSYVLQQLNNQREWGFLCDCCIAIDDIYFQAHKAVLAACSSYFRMFFMNHQHSTAQLNLSNMKISAECFDLILQFMYLGKIMTAPSSFEQFKVAMNYLQLYNVPDCLEDIQDADCSSSKCSSSASSKQNNKMIFGVRMYEDTVARNGSEASRWCAEPSSTVNTPHNREPDEESLQLSNFPEPLYDVCKKSSVSKLSAPKERVSRRFGRSFTCDSCGFGFSCEKLLDEHVLTCTNRHSYQNTRSYHRIVDVRDGKDSNIKAEFVEKDSSKTFSAQTDKYRGDTSEAADDSTSTAGSRKSSTVDSELASEEKSRAAERKRIIIKMEPEDIPTDELKDFNIIKVTDKDCNESTDNDELEDEPEEPFYRYYVEEDVSIKKSGRKTLKPRMSINADERGGLETTRAPDNSSPVPEDTENASCELCGLTITEEDLSSHYLAKHIENICACGKCGQILVKGRQLQEHAQRCGEPQDLTMNGLGNAEEKMDMEENPDEQSEIRDMFVEMLDDFRDNHFQINNIQKKQLFKHSACPFRCPNCGQRFETENLVVEHMSGCLDQDMFKSAIMEENERDHRRKHFCNLCGKGFYQRCHLREHYTVHTKEKQFVCQTCGKQFLRERQLRLHNDMHKGMASGEIGPSKPLEK, from the coding sequence ATGGCAAAGCCCAGCCACAGCAGCTACGTCCTGCAGCAGCTAAACAACCAAAGGGAATGGGGTTTTCTCTGTGACTGTTGTATTGCGATTGATGACATTTACTTTCAAGCACACAAAGCTGTGCTAGCTGCTTGTAGCTCCtattttagaatgtttttcaTGAACCATCAACATAGTACTGCACAACTGAATCTCAGCAACATGAAAATTAGTGCTGagtgttttgatctcattttgcAGTTTATGTATTTAGGAAAAATTATGACAGCTCCCTCCAGTTTTGAGCAGTTTAAGGTGGCAATGAATTACCTACAGCTGTACAATGTTCCTGACTGCTTAGAAGACATACAGGATGCAGATTGTTCTAGTTCAAAATGTTCATCTTCTGCTTCTagcaaacagaacaacaaaatGATATTTGGAGTAAGAATGTATGAAGATACTGTGGCTAGAAATGGCAGTGAAGCCAGTCGGTGGTGTGCAGAGCCAAGTTCAACAGTAAACACACCACATAACAGAGAGCCTGATGAGGAGTCTTTACAATTAAGTAATTTTCCTGAACCACTATATGATGTATGTAAAAAAAGTTCTGTGTCCAAATTATCTGCTCCAAAGGAACGTGTGTCACGGCGCTTTGGTCGAAGTTTTACCTGTGATAGTTGTGGATTTGGCTTTAGCTGTGAGAAATTATTAGATGAGCATGTGCTAACCTGTACTAACAGACACTCATACCAGAACACGAGATCCTATCACAGAATAGTGGATGTTAGAGACGGAAAAGACAGTAATATCAAAGCTGAATTTGTTGAGAAGGATTCTTCGAAGACATTTTCTGCACAGACGGACAAATATAGAGGAGACACAAGCGAGGCTGCTGATGATTCAACTTCAACTGCTGGAAGCAGAAAGAGTAGCACAGTGGACTCTGAACTAGCCAGTGAAGAAAAAAGCAGAGCTGCCGAGAGGAAAAGAATCATTATCAAGATGGAGCCGGAAGATATTCCCACAGATGAACTAAAAGACTTTAACATTATTAAAGTTACTGATAAAGATTGCAATGAATCCACTGACAACGATGAATTAGAAGATGAACCTGAAGAGCCATTTTACAGATATTATGTTGAAGAAGATGTCAGTATTAAAAAAAGTGGTAGGAAAACTCTAAAACCTCGGATGTCGATAAATGCCGATGAAAGAGGTGGTTTAGAAACTACGAGGGCCCCTGACAACAGCAGTCCTGTACCAGAGGACACTGAAAATGCATCTTGTGAGCTGTGCGGACTCACAATAACTGAAGAAGACCTGTCCTCTCATTACTTAGCCAAACACATTGAAAATATCTGTGCATGTGGCAAATGTGGACAAATCCTTGTGAAGGGTAGACAACTTCAGGAACATGCTCAAAGATGTGGAGAACCCCAAGATCTGACAATGAATGGGTTAGGAAATGCTGAGGAGAAAATGGACATGGAAGAGAACCCTGATGAGCAGTCTGAAATCAGAGATATGTTTGTTGAAATGTTGGATGATTTCAGGGACAATCATTTCCAGATAAACAATATCCAAAAAAAGCAGTTATTTAAACATTCTGCTTGCCCTTTTCGGTGTCCTAATTGTGGCCAGCGTTTTGAAACCGAGAATCTAGTGGTTGAACATATGTCTGGCTGCCTAGACCAAGATATGTTTAAAAGTGCCATcatggaagaaaatgaaagagatcaCAGACGAAAGCATTTTTGTAATCTATGCGGAAAAGGATTTTATCAGCGGTGTCACCTAAGAGAACACTATACTGTTCATACTAAGGAAAAACAGTTTGTGTGTCAGACATGTGGAAAGCAGTTTTTAAGGGAACGTCAGTTGCGCCTGCACAATGATATGCACAAAGGCATGGCCAG
- the ZBTB1 gene encoding zinc finger and BTB domain-containing protein 1 isoform X1 has translation MAKPSHSSYVLQQLNNQREWGFLCDCCIAIDDIYFQAHKAVLAACSSYFRMFFMNHQHSTAQLNLSNMKISAECFDLILQFMYLGKIMTAPSSFEQFKVAMNYLQLYNVPDCLEDIQDADCSSSKCSSSASSKQNNKMIFGVRMYEDTVARNGSEASRWCAEPSSTVNTPHNREPDEESLQLSNFPEPLYDVCKKSSVSKLSAPKERVSRRFGRSFTCDSCGFGFSCEKLLDEHVLTCTNRHSYQNTRSYHRIVDVRDGKDSNIKAEFVEKDSSKTFSAQTDKYRGDTSEAADDSTSTAGSRKSSTVDSELASEEKSRAAERKRIIIKMEPEDIPTDELKDFNIIKVTDKDCNESTDNDELEDEPEEPFYRYYVEEDVSIKKSGRKTLKPRMSINADERGGLETTRAPDNSSPVPEDTENASCELCGLTITEEDLSSHYLAKHIENICACGKCGQILVKGRQLQEHAQRCGEPQDLTMNGLGNAEEKMDMEENPDEQSEIRDMFVEMLDDFRDNHFQINNIQKKQLFKHSACPFRCPNCGQRFETENLVVEHMSGCLDQDMFKSAIMEENERDHRRKHFCNLCGKGFYQRCHLREHYTVHTKEKQFVCQTCGKQFLRERQLRLHNDMHKGMARYVCSICDQGNFRKHDHVRHMISHLSAGETMCQVCFQIFPNNEQLEQHMDVHLYTCGICGAKFNLRKDMRSHYNAKHLKRT, from the coding sequence ATGGCAAAGCCCAGCCACAGCAGCTACGTCCTGCAGCAGCTAAACAACCAAAGGGAATGGGGTTTTCTCTGTGACTGTTGTATTGCGATTGATGACATTTACTTTCAAGCACACAAAGCTGTGCTAGCTGCTTGTAGCTCCtattttagaatgtttttcaTGAACCATCAACATAGTACTGCACAACTGAATCTCAGCAACATGAAAATTAGTGCTGagtgttttgatctcattttgcAGTTTATGTATTTAGGAAAAATTATGACAGCTCCCTCCAGTTTTGAGCAGTTTAAGGTGGCAATGAATTACCTACAGCTGTACAATGTTCCTGACTGCTTAGAAGACATACAGGATGCAGATTGTTCTAGTTCAAAATGTTCATCTTCTGCTTCTagcaaacagaacaacaaaatGATATTTGGAGTAAGAATGTATGAAGATACTGTGGCTAGAAATGGCAGTGAAGCCAGTCGGTGGTGTGCAGAGCCAAGTTCAACAGTAAACACACCACATAACAGAGAGCCTGATGAGGAGTCTTTACAATTAAGTAATTTTCCTGAACCACTATATGATGTATGTAAAAAAAGTTCTGTGTCCAAATTATCTGCTCCAAAGGAACGTGTGTCACGGCGCTTTGGTCGAAGTTTTACCTGTGATAGTTGTGGATTTGGCTTTAGCTGTGAGAAATTATTAGATGAGCATGTGCTAACCTGTACTAACAGACACTCATACCAGAACACGAGATCCTATCACAGAATAGTGGATGTTAGAGACGGAAAAGACAGTAATATCAAAGCTGAATTTGTTGAGAAGGATTCTTCGAAGACATTTTCTGCACAGACGGACAAATATAGAGGAGACACAAGCGAGGCTGCTGATGATTCAACTTCAACTGCTGGAAGCAGAAAGAGTAGCACAGTGGACTCTGAACTAGCCAGTGAAGAAAAAAGCAGAGCTGCCGAGAGGAAAAGAATCATTATCAAGATGGAGCCGGAAGATATTCCCACAGATGAACTAAAAGACTTTAACATTATTAAAGTTACTGATAAAGATTGCAATGAATCCACTGACAACGATGAATTAGAAGATGAACCTGAAGAGCCATTTTACAGATATTATGTTGAAGAAGATGTCAGTATTAAAAAAAGTGGTAGGAAAACTCTAAAACCTCGGATGTCGATAAATGCCGATGAAAGAGGTGGTTTAGAAACTACGAGGGCCCCTGACAACAGCAGTCCTGTACCAGAGGACACTGAAAATGCATCTTGTGAGCTGTGCGGACTCACAATAACTGAAGAAGACCTGTCCTCTCATTACTTAGCCAAACACATTGAAAATATCTGTGCATGTGGCAAATGTGGACAAATCCTTGTGAAGGGTAGACAACTTCAGGAACATGCTCAAAGATGTGGAGAACCCCAAGATCTGACAATGAATGGGTTAGGAAATGCTGAGGAGAAAATGGACATGGAAGAGAACCCTGATGAGCAGTCTGAAATCAGAGATATGTTTGTTGAAATGTTGGATGATTTCAGGGACAATCATTTCCAGATAAACAATATCCAAAAAAAGCAGTTATTTAAACATTCTGCTTGCCCTTTTCGGTGTCCTAATTGTGGCCAGCGTTTTGAAACCGAGAATCTAGTGGTTGAACATATGTCTGGCTGCCTAGACCAAGATATGTTTAAAAGTGCCATcatggaagaaaatgaaagagatcaCAGACGAAAGCATTTTTGTAATCTATGCGGAAAAGGATTTTATCAGCGGTGTCACCTAAGAGAACACTATACTGTTCATACTAAGGAAAAACAGTTTGTGTGTCAGACATGTGGAAAGCAGTTTTTAAGGGAACGTCAGTTGCGCCTGCACAATGATATGCACAAAGGCATGGCCAGGTATGTCTGTTCCATTTGTGATCAAGGAAACTTCAGAAAACATGACCATGTACGGCATATGATTTCTCATTTATCTGCTGGTGAGACTATGTGCCAGGTCTGCTTTCAGATATTCCCAAATAATGAGCAGTTGGAACAGCACATGGATGTTCATCTCTATACATGTGGAATATGTGGAGCAAAATTTAATTTGAGGAAAGATATGAGATCACATTATAATGCCAAGCATTTGAAAAGAACATAA